Proteins found in one Magnetococcales bacterium genomic segment:
- the pyrR gene encoding bifunctional pyr operon transcriptional regulator/uracil phosphoribosyltransferase PyrR — protein sequence MSKDQPIVVLSPQETLVTLDTLADRLAQSIARPEKRVVVGIRRGGALVARMLRERLNRLLDHNLPLGFLDISFYRDDLDTVGPNPVVAPTDLEMDLDDKRIILIDDVLFTGRTIRAGLNALFDYGRPERVDLVVLVDRGCRQLPIQPDFAGVVLEAGRNETVKLVESPEGWMVVLKHITKAS from the coding sequence ATGTCCAAGGATCAACCAATCGTCGTGTTGTCTCCCCAGGAAACCTTGGTCACCCTGGACACCCTGGCTGACCGCCTCGCCCAATCGATTGCCCGTCCCGAAAAACGGGTGGTCGTGGGAATACGCCGCGGGGGCGCGTTGGTGGCGCGAATGCTTCGCGAACGGCTCAACCGCCTCCTCGACCACAACCTTCCCCTGGGCTTCCTCGACATCTCCTTCTACCGCGACGACCTCGACACCGTCGGTCCCAATCCCGTCGTCGCCCCGACCGATCTGGAAATGGATCTCGACGACAAACGGATCATCCTGATCGACGATGTCCTTTTCACCGGACGCACCATCCGGGCGGGACTCAATGCCCTCTTCGACTACGGTCGTCCCGAACGGGTCGATCTGGTGGTCCTGGTCGATCGGGGATGCCGGCAACTTCCGATTCAACCCGACTTCGCCGGAGTGGTCCTGGAAGCGGGACGCAACGAAACCGTCAAACTGGTCGAAAGTCCCGAAGGGTGGATGGTGGTCCTGAAACACATTACCAAAGCGTCATGA
- a CDS encoding DUF3576 domain-containing protein → MKGTIKIIFVALLAWGVAGCSKDVWTSRNKLDEHPLAKFGHKKELDDAKESGSPNSAHEAGSESLFSFGSEEGGLLGRGSGKRKEQVRADKLFAGALDVALGLPIQVASREGGLVSTDWKIDPENNNDRYRLNIRVSGRDPYGEVKVAVLKQSLRNGVWEDVAADPTMGDHIAKKIRKLAEEARP, encoded by the coding sequence ATGAAAGGAACGATTAAAATCATTTTTGTTGCCCTTCTGGCATGGGGTGTGGCGGGTTGCTCGAAGGATGTTTGGACCAGTCGCAACAAGCTGGATGAGCATCCATTGGCCAAATTTGGCCACAAGAAGGAACTTGATGACGCCAAGGAGAGCGGGTCACCCAATTCGGCGCATGAAGCGGGGAGCGAAAGCCTGTTCAGTTTTGGCAGTGAGGAAGGGGGGCTTTTGGGCCGAGGTTCGGGCAAGCGCAAGGAGCAAGTTCGTGCCGACAAATTGTTTGCCGGGGCCTTGGATGTCGCCTTGGGATTGCCGATTCAGGTAGCCAGTCGCGAGGGGGGGTTGGTCAGTACCGATTGGAAGATCGATCCGGAAAACAATAATGATCGGTATCGTCTTAATATTCGTGTGTCGGGCAGGGATCCTTACGGGGAGGTCAAGGTGGCTGTTCTCAAACAATCCTTGAGAAATGGTGTGTGGGAGGATGTTGCCGCCGATCCGACCATGGGAGACCATATTGCCAAGAAGATCAGGAAACTGGCGGAAGAGGCCCGCCCTTAG
- a CDS encoding sulfurtransferase TusA family protein: protein MADATLDAKGLNCPLPILRAKKSLKGMTDGQILAIEATDPGSAKDFESFCAQTGNKLVKASENNGVFYYEIQKNG, encoded by the coding sequence ATGGCTGACGCTACCCTTGACGCCAAAGGATTGAATTGTCCCCTGCCCATTTTGCGCGCCAAAAAATCCTTGAAGGGGATGACGGACGGTCAGATTCTGGCCATCGAAGCAACCGATCCCGGCTCCGCCAAGGACTTCGAGTCCTTCTGTGCCCAAACCGGAAACAAACTGGTCAAGGCCTCCGAAAACAACGGCGTTTTCTATTACGAAATCCAGAAAAACGGATAA
- a CDS encoding DsrE/DsrF/DrsH-like family protein — protein sequence MANQKKLAIIATKGTLDFAYPPLILATTAAALDYDVTIFWTFYGLQVVKKERDLKISPLGNPGMPMPVPMPVLVQILPGMEAMATVMMKQKMSSKGVATIDSLLEMALEADVKMIACQMTVDLFDFKHSELIDGLEFAGAARFFEIAQDADITLFI from the coding sequence ATGGCCAATCAAAAAAAGCTGGCGATCATCGCGACCAAGGGGACCCTTGATTTCGCCTATCCACCGTTGATCCTTGCCACGACCGCCGCGGCGCTCGACTATGACGTGACCATTTTCTGGACCTTCTATGGACTCCAGGTCGTCAAGAAGGAGCGAGATCTTAAAATTTCTCCCCTTGGCAACCCGGGCATGCCCATGCCGGTCCCCATGCCGGTCCTGGTCCAGATCCTTCCCGGGATGGAGGCCATGGCCACCGTCATGATGAAACAGAAAATGTCGAGCAAAGGGGTGGCGACCATCGACAGCCTGTTGGAAATGGCTCTGGAAGCGGATGTCAAGATGATCGCCTGTCAAATGACGGTCGATTTGTTCGATTTCAAACATTCCGAGTTGATCGACGGCCTGGAGTTTGCCGGTGCTGCCCGGTTCTTCGAAATTGCGCAGGATGCCGATATTACCCTGTTCATCTGA